A genomic segment from Pseudomonas sp. S09G 359 encodes:
- the gspK gene encoding type II secretion system minor pseudopilin GspK: protein MKYPSLNVTQQRGMAIISALLIAAVVAVIAAGMLTRQSVFTRSLEAEQSRLQGSAVLLGGLELSRQLLWDARRKEAPTRLDQPWAQPIKHGAPGAGFEGRLEDQQGKFNLRNLIAGQRVSVRQLRSFEQLCAMLGIEAGVAQRISQRVIAAYPQQEHAQNSVQNRFNSGRATSPDADAQPVPATRPMLRSLDDLRGIQGVNERVLARLAPYVSVIPVSTWVNSNTASAEVLAAVVPGLSLTQAQALVAERDRGQWFINRGDFLNRLRAPQLSVDDLDVGITSEWFLLHGQARRDKRRVSLDALLYRSESDMPKVIWSRLGV from the coding sequence ATGAAATACCCTTCGCTCAACGTGACGCAACAGCGCGGCATGGCGATTATCAGCGCCTTGCTGATCGCCGCCGTGGTAGCGGTCATCGCCGCCGGCATGCTTACCCGCCAGAGTGTGTTTACCCGCTCCCTGGAAGCTGAACAGTCACGCCTGCAAGGCAGCGCGGTGTTGCTCGGTGGCCTGGAACTGAGTCGGCAACTGCTGTGGGATGCGCGCCGCAAGGAGGCGCCCACGCGGCTCGACCAGCCGTGGGCGCAACCGATCAAGCACGGCGCGCCGGGTGCAGGTTTTGAAGGGCGCCTGGAAGACCAGCAAGGCAAATTCAACCTGCGCAACTTGATCGCCGGCCAGCGCGTCAGCGTCAGGCAATTACGCAGCTTTGAGCAGCTGTGCGCCATGCTGGGCATTGAAGCCGGCGTCGCGCAACGCATCAGTCAGCGCGTCATTGCCGCTTATCCGCAACAAGAACACGCGCAAAACTCGGTGCAAAACCGCTTTAACAGCGGCCGTGCGACGTCGCCCGACGCCGACGCCCAGCCCGTGCCTGCGACCCGGCCGATGCTGCGCAGCCTCGATGACCTGCGCGGTATCCAGGGCGTGAACGAGCGCGTGTTGGCGCGCCTGGCACCCTACGTCAGCGTTATCCCGGTGAGTACCTGGGTCAACAGCAATACCGCCAGCGCCGAAGTACTCGCCGCGGTGGTGCCTGGGTTGTCGTTGACCCAGGCGCAGGCCCTGGTCGCAGAGCGTGATCGGGGCCAATGGTTTATCAACCGTGGCGACTTTCTCAATCGCCTGCGGGCGCCGCAATTGAGCGTCGACGATCTTGACGTCGGCATCACCAGCGAGTGGTTTCTGCTTCACGGCCAGGCCCGTCGCGACAAGCGTCGGGTCAGCCTGGACGCATTGCTGTATCGCTCGGAGAGCGACATGCCCAAGG
- the gspG gene encoding type II secretion system major pseudopilin GspG, protein MDVARVKFQSAGGRGQQGFTLIEIMVVVVILGILAAMVVPKVLDRPDQARATAAKQDVAGLMQALKLYRLDHGTYPNMNQGLKVLVERPADAKNSNWRSYLERLPNDPWGRPYHYLNPGANGEVDIFSLGADGQPDGDGVNADIGSWQL, encoded by the coding sequence ATGGATGTCGCTCGCGTCAAATTTCAGTCTGCAGGTGGCCGTGGTCAGCAGGGGTTCACCCTGATCGAGATCATGGTGGTGGTGGTTATTCTCGGGATCCTCGCGGCCATGGTCGTACCCAAGGTGCTCGACCGCCCGGACCAGGCCAGGGCCACGGCGGCCAAACAGGATGTCGCCGGGCTGATGCAGGCACTCAAGCTCTATCGCCTCGATCACGGCACTTACCCGAACATGAACCAGGGGCTCAAAGTGCTGGTAGAGCGCCCGGCAGACGCCAAGAATAGCAACTGGCGCTCCTACCTGGAGCGTTTGCCCAATGACCCGTGGGGTCGCCCTTACCATTACCTGAACCCCGGCGCGAACGGCGAAGTCGACATCTTCTCCCTCGGCGCAGACGGTCAACCTGACGGCGACGGTGTGAACGCCGATATCGGCTCCTGGCAGCTCTAA
- the gspI gene encoding type II secretion system minor pseudopilin GspI: protein MELSRKEQGFTLIEVLVALAIIAVAMSAAVRVAGLMTQSNGLLRDRALALLAAQGRLAELRLEGRFVKGHKAFECDQGRLQLRCEQVIAPSADPRLMRVTLQVSDREREAPPLARLETLLAQPLEKRE from the coding sequence ATGGAGCTGTCGCGCAAGGAGCAAGGTTTTACGTTGATCGAGGTGCTGGTGGCGTTGGCGATTATCGCCGTGGCCATGTCGGCAGCCGTGCGCGTTGCGGGCCTGATGACCCAGAGTAATGGGCTGCTGCGTGACCGAGCACTGGCACTGCTGGCGGCGCAGGGCCGACTCGCCGAACTGCGCCTGGAAGGCCGGTTCGTAAAGGGGCACAAAGCCTTCGAGTGTGATCAGGGGCGCCTGCAACTGCGCTGTGAGCAAGTCATCGCGCCAAGCGCAGACCCACGGCTGATGCGCGTCACGCTGCAGGTCTCGGACCGCGAGCGCGAGGCACCGCCGTTGGCGCGGCTCGAGACACTGCTCGCCCAGCCCCTGGAAAAGCGCGAATGA